The Treponema succinifaciens DSM 2489 region TGCCTTTACGAGATCAGCTGCCTGCTGAACTGTCATGTTTGCAATTGCTTCAAGAATTTCATCATTTGTAAGAGCTGCCATATTGTCTTCTCCGTAATCAAATATGATTAGTAATTTCCGTGCAGATAAAAACAAACTGTTTCTAAACCCTGCATCGGTTTGTCTGCGGACAGTCGACAGCTATGAAGCCTGACCGCAGGGAAAAATTCCGCTCTGGACATTGCAAAAAAGCGTTTGTCCTACTGAGAATTTACTCAGCTGCTGGAGCTGGAGCTGCTTCGGCTGCTGGAGCCTCTGCCGCAGGAGCTGCCTCTTCCGCCTTTGGAGCTGCAGAAGCCGGACCTTCTTTTTCCAGTTTTTCAACATATGCTTGCAATGTTCCAGCAAGTTTTCTTGCAGGTCCATTGATTGCAGACATAAGCATTGCGATGAGCTGTTTCTTTCCAGGGAGTTTTGCAAACGCCTCGATTTTTGCAGCATCATAAAGCTCGTCTTCTACCCAAGCGCCTTTTACAACGAGAGCTGGAGTTTCTTTCGCAAAGTCAAACAAAACTTTTGCAGACTCGTTAGCCTCTTCCTTAATCATGGCAATGGCCGTTGGTCCAGAAAGATACTGAGCAACTGCATCATTCTTCATTTCGTCAAAAGCTACACGCGCAAAGTTATTCTTGATAACCTTGAACTGTGAATTCTTTTCACGCAAAGAATGGCGGAGCTTTGAAATCTGCTCAACAGTAAGTCCTCTGTATTCAACAAAGATAAAATCTTTATATTCACTAAGAACTTTCTTTGCTTCTTCAATAGCCTGTGCTTTGCTAGGCTGAATCTTTTTTGCCAAAATAGCCATTATTCTGCCTCCTTAAAGTCAATCCAAACACCAGGTCCCATTGAAGAGCTGATTGAAACAGAGCGTACAAATCCTACTTTTGCATCAGCCGGCTTTTTGCGCTCAAGTTCTGTGAGGAAAACTTTTACGTTTTCAGCAGTGTCCTTTGAATCCATGGAAACTTTTCCAACAGGAATATGAACAACACCTGTCTTGTCTGCGCGGAATTCTGTGCGTCCCTTTTTGAGCTCAGCAACAGCCTGCGCAATGTTTGGTGTTACAGTTCCTGTCTTAGGGTTTGGCATAAGACCTTTGCGTCCCAAAACCATACCAAGACGACCAACGTCTTTCATCATGTCTGGAGTAGCAACTGCAACATCAAAATCAAGCCATCCGCCCTTTACTTTTTCAATGTACTCTGTACCTGCGTAAGTTGCACCTGCATCAAGAGCTTCTTTTACACGGTCATCTTTACAGAAAACAAGAACGCGCTTTTCAGCAGTAAACTGATGCGGGAATACAAGAGTATCACGTACAGTCTGGTTTTTTTCCAGCTTAAGGGAAACTGAAAGCTCAACTGTCTCATCGAACTTTACATAGTGAAGATCTTTTACAAGCTGGCAAGCTTCTGAAATTCCATAAGCCTTTGCCGGATCATACTTCTTCAATGATTCGCGGTATTTCTTTCCGTGCTTCATTATTCAGCCTCCACTTCTACGCCCATACTGCGAGCAGTACCAGCGATGATTTTCTTAGCAGCCTCAATGTCGTTTGCGTTAAGATCAGGAAGTTTCTGTTTTGCAATTTCTTCAAGGGACGCTTTTGAAAGTTTTCCAACTTTGTTGCGAAGCGGATTTCCAGAACCTTTCTGGATTCCAACAGCCTTTTTAATAAGAACAGCTGCAGGAGGAGTCTTGAGAATAAATGTGTAAGATTTGTCCTGATAGACAGTGATGACTACAGGGATAATAAGTCCCTTCTCCATGCTCTTTGTGCGGTCATTGAATTCCTGAACGAACTTAGGCGCAGAAACTCCATGAGGTCCAAGAGCCGGTCCAATAGGTGGAGCTGGTGTAGCAGCGCCGGCAGGGCACTGAAGTTTAATGACAGCTGTAACCTTTTTTGTGGCCATAATGTATCTCCTTACATTGGTGGTGGGTATCAGATTTTCTGAACCCTAGCGAAATGCCTATGTCCAACGGACTTGCACTTCTCCCAAATTAAGAAAAAAGCATTCATTGCGAATGCAAAATTCTATCAAACATCAGAGCCAGCTTTAAAAATAATAATTAAAACCGGCATAAAAATTAAACTGCAAAAACAACCTATATTTTTTCAACTTGAAGAACATCAACTTCTACAGGAGTTGCTCTTCCAAAAATCTGAACATTAACACGGAGCTTGTTCTTTTCTGTATTTATATCTTCGATAGCACCGCTGAAAGTCGCAAAAGGACCTTCTGTGATTTTTACAGTCTCGCCAACTTCAAAATTCTGCTTAATGCGAACCTGCTTTTCACCTTTAAGCTCGCCAGCCATCTGCAAGATGTTTTTTGCTTCATCTGTGGAAATTGGGCGTGGCTTTTCAGAAGGCTTAACGCCAACAAAACCAGTTACACCCTGAACACGACGGATTAAAGAGCAGGTATTCTTCCAGCCAATCTGCGGAAGATCCATTTCAATCATAATGTAGCCAGGAAGAATCAAATTATTGCGGACGTGTTTTTTTCCATTTGAAATTTCAACAACTTCTTCCATTGGAACTTTTACTTGAAAAACAATATTCGAATCAAGTTTCTGCTCAGTGAGCATGGTTGCCAATGTTCTTTGAATTTTTTGTTCGTATCCCGAATAAGTCTGAAGAATATACCAGCTTCTTGCCATTTGACTCCCCTAGAATACGAGGCGTAGGCCTTCTGTAAACAACCAGTCAAGAAAGCCAAGAATCAATGCGACAATAATTGTAGAGATGAAAACAACCTTTGTAGAAGAAAGAACGTCGCTGCGTGTAGGCCAAGTTACTTTTCTAAGCTCTCCGGCACATTCTTTAAAAAACTGAAAAATCTTTTTCATTTTCATCCTCGTCTTTTGTAAATTAACAGGCCAGGCAGGACTCGAACCCGCGACAACCGGTTTTGGAGACCGGGACTCTACCAACTGAGCTACTGACCTAAAATATATTCAGCCTCCCTATAAGAAGGCATA contains the following coding sequences:
- the nusG gene encoding transcription termination/antitermination protein NusG, encoding MARSWYILQTYSGYEQKIQRTLATMLTEQKLDSNIVFQVKVPMEEVVEISNGKKHVRNNLILPGYIMIEMDLPQIGWKNTCSLIRRVQGVTGFVGVKPSEKPRPISTDEAKNILQMAGELKGEKQVRIKQNFEVGETVKITEGPFATFSGAIEDINTEKNKLRVNVQIFGRATPVEVDVLQVEKI
- the rplJ gene encoding 50S ribosomal protein L10 gives rise to the protein MAILAKKIQPSKAQAIEEAKKVLSEYKDFIFVEYRGLTVEQISKLRHSLREKNSQFKVIKNNFARVAFDEMKNDAVAQYLSGPTAIAMIKEEANESAKVLFDFAKETPALVVKGAWVEDELYDAAKIEAFAKLPGKKQLIAMLMSAINGPARKLAGTLQAYVEKLEKEGPASAAPKAEEAAPAAEAPAAEAAPAPAAE
- the secE gene encoding preprotein translocase subunit SecE, which codes for MKKIFQFFKECAGELRKVTWPTRSDVLSSTKVVFISTIIVALILGFLDWLFTEGLRLVF
- the rplK gene encoding 50S ribosomal protein L11 encodes the protein MATKKVTAVIKLQCPAGAATPAPPIGPALGPHGVSAPKFVQEFNDRTKSMEKGLIIPVVITVYQDKSYTFILKTPPAAVLIKKAVGIQKGSGNPLRNKVGKLSKASLEEIAKQKLPDLNANDIEAAKKIIAGTARSMGVEVEAE
- the rplA gene encoding 50S ribosomal protein L1 → MKHGKKYRESLKKYDPAKAYGISEACQLVKDLHYVKFDETVELSVSLKLEKNQTVRDTLVFPHQFTAEKRVLVFCKDDRVKEALDAGATYAGTEYIEKVKGGWLDFDVAVATPDMMKDVGRLGMVLGRKGLMPNPKTGTVTPNIAQAVAELKKGRTEFRADKTGVVHIPVGKVSMDSKDTAENVKVFLTELERKKPADAKVGFVRSVSISSSMGPGVWIDFKEAE